One Anolis carolinensis isolate JA03-04 chromosome 5, rAnoCar3.1.pri, whole genome shotgun sequence DNA segment encodes these proteins:
- the mrpl1 gene encoding large ribosomal subunit protein uL1m isoform X1 — MQTYDQGEKIARLIFSSLGTFLLGSVFLVGTILELTAWLSLIAKMAAPVLRCCLRRVLAQRPVFSRNDQHSTVLPCFANSLISHRHYAAKPAKKTKSDPQKKPQETESKQKKKRLSFPLLKEPTDDVYLTWCYERPVYDAEVAVDMLKKFQQLDFTSPNQPVHADITLDLAMDKKKTVEPFVNTVLLPYRFTEEINKVLVFTDKAEDVKTARENGAAFVGGAELIKPIFDGEIQADYYVSVPTIASKILPLRATLKKKFPRTKNGSISYDVAEMVGFFKLCHEYSLLENDDFIHTTIATLDMPNEQIVANLDAVIKDVCKYKPLSYGPFVTRLIIRSSSSEGLDLKFERFLPEGVVKEKVKKVEKEEEKGEEKEEDSDDEGEVQKSR; from the exons ATGCAGACCTATGATCAAGGAGAGAAGATAGCCAGACTAATATTCAGCAGCCTCGGAACATTCCTTCTCGGTTCTGTGTTTCTGGTCGGGACGATTTTGGAGCTCACCGCCTGGCTTTCCCTCATTGCCAAGATGGCGGCGCCCGTGTTGAGATGCTGCCTGAGGAGAG TTTTAGCGCAGAGGCCTGTATTCTCTAGAAATGATCAGCATTCTACAGTGCTCCCTTGCTTTGCAAATTCACTTATTTCACACAGACACTATGCTGCAAA accGGCAAAAAAGACAAAAAGTGATCCTCAAAAGAAACCTCAGGAAACAGAGTCCAAGCAAAAAAAGAAACGATTAAGCTTCCCTTTACTGAAGGAACCAACAGATGATGTTTATTTGACATGGTGTTATGAGAGGCCAGTTTATGATGCAGAAGTGGCTGTAGATATGCTGAAGAAAtttcaacagttggacttcactTCTCCCAACCAGCCCGTACATGCTGATATTACCCTGGACCTGGCAATGGATAAGAAG AAAACAGTGGAGCCGTTTGTCAATACAGTTCTTCTGCCTTACCGTTTCACTGAGGAGATCAACAAGGTTTTAGTATTTACCGAC AAAGCAGAAGATGTTAAAACAGCAAGAGAAAATGGAGCTGCATTTGTAGGAGGGGCTGAATTAATCAAGCCG ATTTTTGATGGTGAAATCCAGGCGGATTATTATGTTTCTGTGCCTACAATAGCATCTAAGATCTTACCTCTGAGAGCCACCCTGAAGAAAAAATTCCCAAGGACTAAAAATG GGTCTATTAGTTACGATGTTGCTGAGATGGTTGGTTTCTTCAAACTGTGCCATGAATATTCACTACTAGAAAATGATGACTTTATCCATACTACAATTGCAACG CTGGATATGCCTAATGAACAGATAGTTGCCAATCTGGATGCAGTTATTAAGGACGTTTGTAAATACAAACCTTTGAGCTATG gTCCATTTGTGACACGGCTGATCATTCGAAGCTCTAGCAGTGAAGGCTTAGATTTAAAGTTTGAACGCTTCCTCCCTGAAGGAGTTGTGAAAGAAAAGGTGAAAAAGgttgaaaaagaagaggaaaaaggagaggaaaaagaagaagacagtGATGATGAAGGAGAAGTGCAAAAGTCTAGATAA
- the mrpl1 gene encoding large ribosomal subunit protein uL1m isoform X2, whose translation MWPVRKDTKTYMPLLEILAQRPVFSRNDQHSTVLPCFANSLISHRHYAAKPAKKTKSDPQKKPQETESKQKKKRLSFPLLKEPTDDVYLTWCYERPVYDAEVAVDMLKKFQQLDFTSPNQPVHADITLDLAMDKKKTVEPFVNTVLLPYRFTEEINKVLVFTDKAEDVKTARENGAAFVGGAELIKPIFDGEIQADYYVSVPTIASKILPLRATLKKKFPRTKNGSISYDVAEMVGFFKLCHEYSLLENDDFIHTTIATLDMPNEQIVANLDAVIKDVCKYKPLSYGPFVTRLIIRSSSSEGLDLKFERFLPEGVVKEKVKKVEKEEEKGEEKEEDSDDEGEVQKSR comes from the exons ATGTGGCCTGTCAGGAAGGACACTAAGACATATATGCCTTTATTGGAAA TTTTAGCGCAGAGGCCTGTATTCTCTAGAAATGATCAGCATTCTACAGTGCTCCCTTGCTTTGCAAATTCACTTATTTCACACAGACACTATGCTGCAAA accGGCAAAAAAGACAAAAAGTGATCCTCAAAAGAAACCTCAGGAAACAGAGTCCAAGCAAAAAAAGAAACGATTAAGCTTCCCTTTACTGAAGGAACCAACAGATGATGTTTATTTGACATGGTGTTATGAGAGGCCAGTTTATGATGCAGAAGTGGCTGTAGATATGCTGAAGAAAtttcaacagttggacttcactTCTCCCAACCAGCCCGTACATGCTGATATTACCCTGGACCTGGCAATGGATAAGAAG AAAACAGTGGAGCCGTTTGTCAATACAGTTCTTCTGCCTTACCGTTTCACTGAGGAGATCAACAAGGTTTTAGTATTTACCGAC AAAGCAGAAGATGTTAAAACAGCAAGAGAAAATGGAGCTGCATTTGTAGGAGGGGCTGAATTAATCAAGCCG ATTTTTGATGGTGAAATCCAGGCGGATTATTATGTTTCTGTGCCTACAATAGCATCTAAGATCTTACCTCTGAGAGCCACCCTGAAGAAAAAATTCCCAAGGACTAAAAATG GGTCTATTAGTTACGATGTTGCTGAGATGGTTGGTTTCTTCAAACTGTGCCATGAATATTCACTACTAGAAAATGATGACTTTATCCATACTACAATTGCAACG CTGGATATGCCTAATGAACAGATAGTTGCCAATCTGGATGCAGTTATTAAGGACGTTTGTAAATACAAACCTTTGAGCTATG gTCCATTTGTGACACGGCTGATCATTCGAAGCTCTAGCAGTGAAGGCTTAGATTTAAAGTTTGAACGCTTCCTCCCTGAAGGAGTTGTGAAAGAAAAGGTGAAAAAGgttgaaaaagaagaggaaaaaggagaggaaaaagaagaagacagtGATGATGAAGGAGAAGTGCAAAAGTCTAGATAA